AAGAGCAGGGCCCCCGGGTGCtcaggggatgggggtagggCTGGGCGCTGCATCCATTAATCTcatggtccccccccccccccccgagggctGGCTTGAAGGGCTCAGTCTAGCTAGGCGAAGGGGGGGATGTCAGGCTGAGAGCGGGGACGGGGCAGTGACGCAGCAGCGAGGCAGCCCCAGCTGTCCTGCCTCCTGCTCTgggccctggggctccccccgGCCTGTCCCCCACTAGTCACGCGGCAGCACGCATATCTCCCTGCCGTATTGCTGGTAGTAAAGGCGGGCGTGATACTGCAGCTCTGGAAGCACCAGGCGGTAGCAGCTGGcgtgctgggctggggggaggccggGCCGCAGGTTGTAGCCTAGGATGGCGGCGGTGTCGGGCTGCCAGGGCCGCAGCTCGTCGGCCGTCTCCTCTGGCCCCGCGGCCTCTCCGGCCAGGCAGGTCTCCCGGGTCTCCCGCAGCAGCGCGCGCAGGGCCTCCAGCTCGCCCTTCATGCGCGTGTAGCCGTAGAGCTCCACCCGGCGCCACAGCACGGCCTGGAAGTACCGATAGAGCCGCACGTCCAGCCAGTTCCACGTCCGGATCCGCCACGCCAGCCCCGGGGCCAAGGCCTCGTCCCCGCCCCCCCGGCGGGCGTTGAGCCGCACGTAAGCCAGCTCCTCCAGgcgcagccccagcagctcccgcGCCAGCAGCAGGGACTCGTCGAAGTGCTCGGCGATGAGCACCAGCTGGAAGGTCCGGTTGAGCCGCTCCAACTCCCGGTCCCACCggctgcccccttcctccccgctGGCCTCCAGCCCCAGGTCAAAGGCCATGGGGTTCCTGGCCAGCCCGTTGCCCGCGTCGGCCGGGTCGTAGTACTGCTCCGGGGCCTGCAGGAAGGCggccaggggctgggggtggttGGCGAGGGCCCGGAAGGCGGGCACGGTGCTGCGGTAGTAGGCGAAGACGGACGGGAAGGTGCGGATGGGGTCGCGCAGGATGGTGAGGTAGAGGCTGTCCAGGGGCATGACCCGGCGCAGCTCGCCGGCTGCCAGCCGCAGGTGGCTGAGCAGCAGGTTGTAGCGGGCGGCGCCCGGCGGCAGCGGCTCCACGAACGCGGCGGCGAAGGGCTGGGGGTAGGCGAACTGGTAGGTGTAGCGGGGGAAGGCGACGGTGAGGTGGTGCCGCTCACCCACGCGGAAGAGGATATTCTGCAGGGTGCTGCTGCCTGTCTTGTGAGTCTTCACGAACACCACGTTGGGGGGCGGGTGGCCGGAGGTCTCCCCCCGCGGCGGCTCGGTGTGGCTGGTTCTACCCACCTccctgcagtgggggagagggggcaggtgaGGAGCCCCCGGATGCTGCagggccaggcccagccccacagcgCTGAGTCTGAATCGATTGGGGGAGGAGACTCAGCCTGCAGTCCTGGCAGGAGGACCCCAGTATCCTGAGTgccagcctggggccctggctctgctgctccAGGGTAAATCTCCctaacccctgcccagcactcccATCACTGGTGGCTGGCCTCAGGGCCCTGTGGGCACAACTCCCCTGCCTGCTGGCAAGGCTGGAGTGGGGGCACCTGGTGCCTACCCCCACCTTGCACCACTTGTCAGCATGCCAGCCCCTGGAGGGCTTAGGGTCTGGCTCACCCCTGCCAGCAATGGGGGGGAAGCCAGGGCTGTTTCCTGTGCAAGCCCGGCCTGGGGTTGTAATGTGCGTGGTgcaatggggtgggggtgcctgggcagtaCTGTGATTTCCCCCCCATGTACAGcactgggtgctactgtaatagccCCCccatgtacagcacctggcacaatggcaGCCTGGACCAGGACGGGCTACTGAAGCAGCAGCCCCCTTGCTTTGCTTGCTGAGGTACCTGGCCCTTGGGGAACCCCtggaccccaccccaccctgcactgtggggtgtgtgtggtaGGGGGTGTCTCGTCCCAGCCTGCCCACGACCAGCCTTCACCCACAGCAAGAGCTGGGCACTGAGCTATAAGGGAGCCGTGGCCCAGCACCCACAGCTGCTCCTGGCCCTGCCAACAGCCACAttcagcccctgctgccccccaggccCGGTTTGCTGAGCTCCCCCGATGCCCCTCCCCAGGTGCCCGATACTCACTGCTTGGCCAcgtgctggaggagcagcagcaggagccctgccagcagcagcgcacgGCATCGCCCCGGCCCCGCCAAGCGCCACAGGCGAGCCAGGACCATCTCCCCAGCACTTCTGCCACTCTGTGCCCAGCCTGGGGCCTCACCACCTGCCCTGGCCCCTTAAACCGCTTGGCAATCCAAGGGCTGCCTCGCCTCGCCTCACCTGCTAAGGCGGCTCAGGGGCTTAGCTGCAGCCTGGAGGGGGACGAGTGACTAGGGGCAAGGCAGGATCTGGCTTCAGTtcgggcagcaccatcagccctGCACGTCCcctgccagtgctgggagggacGGGGCAGCTGGGCCCCAGAGCAATATGGGCACTAGCCCCCCACAGCGGCCAGGGctgccctgctgtgccccagGGCTGAGCACTAGTAGCAGGGGTGGGcacagccagggagcagcagctgggagccagaggtGGCACCAGGGGCTGCCCCAGACCAGACtgacagcacagggccaggggctCACCCAGTTGCGGGGGGGTGCAGTTCATGTAACaccctccctgtgcccccaaGAGAGCTGGGAAAAGCAGGAgctacccctgccccctccagccttcccccagaggcaatttTGCATCAGAAAAAACAGCTTTGGCTCAGtttgtgctgcctggagccggcgCTGCCCGATTAGGGCAGGTAGGAGACTCGGAGCCGTGGCATTAGCAGGTTCCCCTGAGGACACCGGCTGCCAGGGCTAAGGCAGCCTCTgctttgcagggggaggggggacagctgCTCACCcgacccagcccccctccccgagGAGGGGACAGCCCTATGCAGCCAGCAGAGTTCCCGtgtgccccccagctctgggggagcCGCAGTCGGCGCTGGCAGGCCCGAGAGGAAAGCTGCACGCGGAGCTGGAGCACCAGGGCGAGGTTTATTCTGGAATCGGTAAACAAGGGAACAAGGCccggcagggctggaggagaaaCGGGCTCTGCTCCACTCTCTGCCACCAAACACTCAGCCCCAGCCGGCAGCACACCAGCTccagcaggggaaactgagccagAATTGGACCCAGACATCTGGGCTTCGAGCCCACTTCTTTGAGCAGCGCCGCCTCTGTGCGCAGCGGGCAGGAAGGGGTAGAGACAGTGACCCCAGCTGCCGGGGTGGGGTGAGGTAAAACTGGCCCTGGGGCAGAAGTTGCCACCCTACCCTCAGTTTCAGGGTAGGCCTGGGGCCCCGCTCCCCGCCATGCTCAGGCCTGGGCAGCTTTGCCCTTGGCCCGCTGAGGCTGTTGCGCCGGCCACTTCCTGCTTCGGCACTGGAGCTGGCGGTAGAGCAAGCGGCGCGCGTTGAGCCCGTAGGCCTGGAGCCTGTGCCCGCTGAACTCCCGCCCACCCACCCGCACCTTGgcacccagcagcagccccttcCGCCCCCTCCGCttgggggcaggggcctggggcccaGGGGAGACCTTCCCCTCCAGGCCCCCAGgctgcccagcagggggcagggtggggctgagggcccCTGCCGTGGGCACCGAGGGCCCCTCATCCTCCTGGCACTCAGCCAGGTCAGCGCCATGCGGCTCCTTCCCCTGTGCCTTGTCCTGGTGCTTCTTGCCCAGCTTCGGCCGCGTCTTGTCCCCGCCGGCCTCCTCCGCGCTGCAGGACAAGGAGGGGCCATGTGAAAATCTGGGGGGGAGACCAGGGCATGGTGCCAGTTCAGCCCTGCCATGCCAGAGCCACCCACTCCCTGTGAGGCCTGCGGCCCCGAGAGCACAGGCATCGCCAGCCCGGGGGCCCATCCAGCCTGGTATCGCGTCTCCAGCAGAAGGGGCAGGACGCCCTGCAGGAGGCAGGAGAAATACAAGCATCCAGGCTATTCACGCTGCCCAGCTCTTGGCCTCCCTGGGATCatgtcctattggtatccagcaGGGGTGGGCGGGCGGGCAAAggccgcccacttctaaagggcctccccccagcctaaggggaggacccacaggtctgggacaccaagtaattacaggggacaactaatgaatcCCTGGGATCATGTAGCAGGGAGTTCCACCGACCCCCAGTGCCTCTTGTGAGCACAGCATTTCCTTGATAGGAGGGCGATGGACTCAGGGGCACCCCCCGCCCTCCCAGCCTGCTCCGCCGGGGACAGCCTGGCAGGGGGCACTGACCAACAGGCCCAAgcagtggtggggagaggaggcacccTGCTCTCTGCAGAACAGCCTCAGTTCTGAAACCCCAGTGCAACCCCCTCCTGCTGCCAGCcccccgggggggtgggggcgccCATCCACCAGCCTCCTGGGACTCCTAGAAACCAAGGAAACTCCCAGGCAAAACAAGGTGGTCAGAGACGAGCTCCCATGCAGGTGAAGGGTTCAAATCGCGCAGCGGGAGCGTGGGGGACTCAGCgctggcgccccctgctggagcccaaCCCCAGGGTACGTACGCAGCTGAGAGGGACTTGAGGATCTGCTGCTTCTTGCTGGTGTTCTGCGCCTTGCGGGTGTAGGCGGCCTTGTCCTGGAGCTCCTCCTTCTCCGACCTGCGGGGAGACGTGGGGCAGGAGGGCTCAGATACTGACCCACAGAGAGGGACCCAGAGGTCACCCTCCAAGGCCTCCAGTTGGAAGAGACGGGCTGAGAATCAGGCCAGCAGCCTGTGAACGGGACATGGACGATAATCCAGCAATGCTGTGGCAGAGCgccagagagggaaactgaggcgtacacacaacccaggagtcctgactccaagccctcccctcccaaagacagggagagaacccaggaatcctattTCACCTCACCCTGCATGTGGTTTTCGAGCAAAGCCAAGTCCTGGTCTGAAGCACCCCTTGTCCCCAGCTGGGCCGGGGGCCCAGGACCCATCTGCTGCCgttccatcccccaccccacccccaagcaccACAGGGGagggcagccccccagcccctcacctgtACATGCAGGTCTTGCGCAGTGAACACCAGCGGTTTAGCTCCTTGTCGTCAGCGGCCAGGATCTGACGGGGGGCGAGAGCAAAGTGGGGGAGGGTTCATGACCTGTGAGGGGCAGGGACCCCTAGGAGCTGGGGATCAGCCTTGGATCCAgagagggaaactaaggcacagcgAAGGGACAGGATTGATCCCCTGAGGTCAGAGAGTCagggcagagctggagagagaacccaagagtcctggttcccagcccccctgttctgaccactaggccccactcccctccagaaGTCGGGCTAGGCCCAGAACTGTGGGGGCCGGAGGAGCACAGGAGCGGGTgccaggcagggaaggggcacCACGTGGAGGAGGGGCGGGTACCTCGTCGGTGCTGAGGCCGAAGTCGCAGGGCACCACGGCGCGGTACCTGAAGGGGCGACAGGGGAGGGcgagagaggggcagggcaggggcgggcacCAGGGGATGGCGGGTACCTCGTCGGTGCTGAGGCCGAAGTCCCAGGGCACCACGGCGCGGTACCTGAAGGGGCGAGGGAGGGGGCGACAGGAGGGcgagagaggggcagggcaggggtgggacggCGGGCAGTCGGGGAAGGGTGGGCACCAGGGCACGGCGGGTACCTCGTCGGTGCTGAGACCGAAGTCGCAGGGCACCACGGCGTGGTACTTGAAACGACAGGGCAGATCCCCGATCAGGTCCTCGTAGTCCAGCCGATAATACTCGTCCAGGTACTGCTCGAAGGAGCCCTCCTCTGGGGGGGGGCAGACGGGGGGCTCAGCacagccacgggggggggggggggcttcaggGGCTCCCTGGTCCAGCAACACCCTCCGAGCCCAGGGCAGCACCCCCAGTacagccccatcccccagtgacccccccacCCAGGTCAGTTCCCTCTCCCAGCTGTGGGGGGCCCTGAGGCACACCCAGAGGGGGCTGGGCCCCCTAGCTGCAGGACGCCCTTGGGGCAGACCCAGAGGACACCgggaggggcaggagagaggcaaAGGGGGGCACCCAGGGACTGGCTGCACATGGCTcccagtggggtggggcaggacggCTGCTGGGCCCAAGGAGCCTGACACCCCAGGACACCCGTGCtggacagacccccccccccttttaccAGGGTCGAACGGGGGCTTCTCCTGCTCCACAGCCTCCGTGAACCGCCTCTTGcgcctcctcttccccagcagcgTCGGCGCCTCCTTCTGCCGCTTCCGGGGGAGGTCTGGCCGCACGCGGGGGTCGTAATCCGCGTCCATCTGGGGGGAGAGAACCGGCCCTGGGCGCCCGTCACACTCGGCTCAGGGAGACACCCCCCTACCCCCCGCACCTCCCAGGCCACGGGCCCCGATCCCCAAGCGGGGCCCCCCGAACGTGCcgggagcgccccctgctggagtcaCCCGGCACTGCCACCAGTGCCATGAGTTCAGCCGGGTCTGAGCACCAGCCGGCAAATTCTCTCTGCCCCAGCGACGTACAACAAAGTTGGGGTCCTCGCAGTGCGGCTCGTAGCTCCCCTCTTCCTCCGGCCACTCGCCCCGGCCAGTCCAGTTGTCCCAGTTCCAGCCGTCTGGGTCCAAGGGGAAAGAGACGGTTTTGTTGGAGCGGAATCCTACTcctactgccccccccccgaagCCCCCAGCTGTGAGCCCACCACTgagaggcagccacctctggctgGGACATGGCAGCTGATTTTAACAGCACTGCCCGCAGCATttgggacaggaatgggggggGGCAGCTCAGATGCAATGCCCCCTTGCTGCCCCCGCACCATTTTCAGTTTGGGGGCGCTAAGGAGCCAGCCCAGACAGCTCCCCCAGAACCAGCTCCTCAAACTCACGTGCCCCTCCCAAAGGGAGTGAGTCTCATTTGCATATGTGAATATGCAaatcagtgggggtggggagaagtgatCTCCCAGCTGATCTGAGCACAGAGGCAGGGTGGCAGTCTCATGGTGCCCCCCCATTGTCCTCCCCCCATATTCCCCCCTCCACCTACCATCCACGCCCTCCTCCTCCTGGAACTgcggcttctcctcctccacctccccataATACTCGGCCCCAAAGAATTtctgtggggtgggaagagaaggaGCCGAGTGAGCAGCTGGGCTGAGAGGGGcaggatccccctcctgcccgggcagggagtcccagggggacACGACAAAGGAGTCCCCCCACGGCAGGTCCCCACCCTAGACCCCTGCAGGGCTGCACCTCCTGCCGCTGGGGATGTGGCCTGGTGACCCACAGAggagccaggccaggctggggacatggggcctgggccagatgggagccagaCGGGCTTGGCACGGGACATTAACCCTTGAAGCCCAGACGGGCATGGCAGAGTCAGGAGATGCGAGGGCTCCATGGGGCGAGTGGGGAGGTCCCTGTAGGCcagccaggaggtgctgggaggtgcCCAGGCCCCACTGGCGCGCTGGGGGTTGTCTGTGGGACAGGGCTAAGAGGTGTCAGGGCccagtggggtgaagggggcagggggaggtggtgtCTGCGGCGCAGGGCTGAGAGGTGCCAGGGCccagtggggtgaagggggcagggggaggtggtgtctgtggagcagggctgagaggtgccagggcccagtggggtgaagggggcagggggagttggTGTCTGTGGCACAGGGCTGAGAGGTGCCAGGGCCCAGTGGGctgaagggggcggggggagttggTGTCTGTGGCACAGGGCTGAGAGGTGCCAGGCccagtggggtgaagggggcagggggaggtggtgtctgtggcacagggctgagaggtgccaggcccagtggggtgaagggggcagggggaggtggtgtCTGTGGCACAGGGCTGAGAGCTGCCAAGGCCCAGTGGGctgaagggggcggggggagttggTGTCTGTGGCACAGAGCTGAGAGGTGCCAGGCccagtggggtgaagggggcagggggaggtggtgtCTGCGGCGCAGGGCTGAGAGGTGCCAGGCCCAGTGGGctgaagggggcggggggagttggTGTCTGTGGCACAGGGCTGAGAGGTGCCAGGCccagtggggtgaagggggcagggggaggtggtgtctgtggcacagggctgagaggtgccaggcccagtggggtgaagggggcagggggaggtggtgtCTGTGGCACAGGGCTGAGAGCTGCCAGGCCccagtggggtgaagggggcagggggaggtggtgtCTGTGGCACAGGGCTGAGAGCTGCCAGGCCccagtggggtgaagggggcagggggaggtggtgtCTGTGGCGCAGGGCTGAGACGTGCCAAGGCccagtggggtgaagggggcagggggaggtggtgtCTGCGGCGCAGGGCTGAGAGGTGCCAGGCCccagtggggtgaagggggcaggggggatgtctgtggcacagggctgagaggtgccagggcccagtggggtgaagggggcagggggaggtggtgtctgtggcacagggctgagaggtgccagggcccagtggggtgacggggggggtgtctgtggcacagggctgagagctgccagggcccagtgggctgaagggggcggggggagttggTGTCTGTGGCACAGAGCTGAGAGGTGCCAGGCccagtggggtgaagggggcagggggaggtggtgtCTGCGGCGCAGGGCTGAGAGGTGCCAGGCccagtggggtgaagggggcagggggaggtggtgtCTGCGGCGCAGGGCTGAGAGGTGCCAGGGCccagtggggtgaagggggcagggggaggtggtgtctgtggcacagggctgagaggtgccagggcccagtggggtgaagggggcagggggaggtggtgtctgtggcacagggctgagaggtgccagggcccagtggggtgaagggggcagggggaggtggtgtctgtggcacagggctgagaggtgccagggcccagtggggtgaagggggcagggggaggtggtgtCTGTGGCACAGGGCTGAGAGCTGCCAGGCCccagtggggtgaagggggcagggggaggtggtgtCTGTGGCGCAGGGCTGAGACGTGCCAAGGCccagtggggtgaagggggcagggggaggtggtgtCTGCGGCGCAGGGCTGAGAGGTGCCAGGCCccagtggggtgaagggggcaggggggatgtctgtggcacagggctgagaggtgccagggcccagtggggtgaagggggcagggggaggtggtgtctgtggcacagggctgagaggtgccagggcccagtggggtgaaggggggggTGTCTGTGGCACAGGGCTGAGAGCTGCCAGGCCCAGTTGGGTGAGGCGGGGGGTGTCTGCGGCGCAGGGCTGAGAGCTGCCAGGCCCAGTTGGGTGAGGCGGGGGGTGTCTGCGGCGCAGGGCTGAGAGGTGCCAGGGCccagtggggtgaagggggcagggggaggtggtgtCTGCGGCGCAGGGCTGAGAGGTGCCAGGGCccagtggggtgaagggggcagggggaggtggtgtctgtggcacagggctgagaggtgccaggcccagtggggtgaagggggcagggggaggtggtgtCTGCGGCGCAGGGCTGAGAGGTGCCAGGCccagtggggtgaagggggcagggggaggtggtgtCTGCGGCGCAGGGCTGAGAGGTGCCAGGGCccagtggggtgaagggggcagggggaggtggtgtctgtggcacagggctgagaggtgccagggcccagtggggtgaagggggcagggggaggtggtgtctgtggcacagggctgagaggtgccagggcccagtggggtgaagggggcggggggaggtggtATCTGTGGCACAGGGCTGAGAGGTGCCAGGCCCCCCAGGGCAAGGTGGGTGGGTGCACGGGGGCCTCTCGCCTGCATGAGCCGGTCGTGTTCGGCCGGGTCAaaggccccctccagctcctgctccccGAAGCCCACGGTCGCATTGCCCGTCGCCTCCCGCAGCTTCTCCAGCTTGGCCAGGATCTCCTGGCGCTTCAGGTTCTTCAGCTGCTTCAACTCCTCCTGCTTCCGGGCCTTCTCCTGGGGGGGGACCGGGGGTTATTATGGGAGGGGCTCCGCTCGGTCGCTGACACCTCCGCCACATCCTCTGCACCCGCCAGGGGGCCCATGCAACACTGAgagatgggggggcggggggctcctAGCCCCCAAGAGACTCTGTGTCCGATAGAACCAGCCCCTGGAGACACCAGTACACGGAGGGTAAAGACCAACCAGAGACAGgagcaggaagagaacccaggcatcctggctcccagcccccaccccgtg
The sequence above is a segment of the Gopherus evgoodei ecotype Sinaloan lineage unplaced genomic scaffold, rGopEvg1_v1.p scaffold_40_arrow_ctg1, whole genome shotgun sequence genome. Coding sequences within it:
- the LOC115642401 gene encoding galactosylceramide sulfotransferase-like, which produces MVLARLWRLAGPGRCRALLLAGLLLLLLQHVAKQEVGRTSHTEPPRGETSGHPPPNVVFVKTHKTGSSTLQNILFRVGERHHLTVAFPRYTYQFAYPQPFAAAFVEPLPPGAARYNLLLSHLRLAAGELRRVMPLDSLYLTILRDPIRTFPSVFAYYRSTVPAFRALANHPQPLAAFLQAPEQYYDPADAGNGLARNPMAFDLGLEASGEEGGSRWDRELERLNRTFQLVLIAEHFDESLLLARELLGLRLEELAYVRLNARRGGGDEALAPGLAWRIRTWNWLDVRLYRYFQAVLWRRVELYGYTRMKGELEALRALLRETRETCLAGEAAGPEETADELRPWQPDTAAILGYNLRPGLPPAQHASCYRLVLPELQYHARLYYQQYGREICVLPRD
- the KRI1 gene encoding protein KRI1 homolog isoform X1; amino-acid sequence: MPELKVNAAFAARYGRYRRREELQRLQDRYGPDAGADEESSSESEESGDDVELDPLQDRDFYRTLALLKTRDPRIYQKDATFCSQADSSSESGREAAAPKRKEKPMYLKDYERKVILEKEGKYEEDEEDEEAAAERQKRAASQSYAEEQKRIKESFRPFVADSDGEESAGEGGSALLQKRIKSTEEKAREEEDYVSWLKGQDLPPDQQLEDLAPLKEYWSDPTLDPGERFLRDYILNKGYREEEEEEGRGPGAVSPLRLDDSSDEGELFLQKQEEFEHKYNFRFEEPDAQLVRTYPRTIASSVRRKDERRKEKREEIRERKRKEKARKQEELKQLKNLKRQEILAKLEKLREATGNATVGFGEQELEGAFDPAEHDRLMQKFFGAEYYGEVEEEKPQFQEEEGVDDGWNWDNWTGRGEWPEEEGSYEPHCEDPNFVMDADYDPRVRPDLPRKRQKEAPTLLGKRRRKRRFTEAVEQEKPPFDPEEGSFEQYLDEYYRLDYEDLIGDLPCRFKYHAVVPCDFGLSTDEILAADDKELNRWCSLRKTCMYRSEKEELQDKAAYTRKAQNTSKKQQILKSLSAAAEEAGGDKTRPKLGKKHQDKAQGKEPHGADLAECQEDEGPSVPTAGALSPTLPPAGQPGGLEGKVSPGPQAPAPKRRGRKGLLLGAKVRVGGREFSGHRLQAYGLNARRLLYRQLQCRSRKWPAQQPQRAKGKAAQA
- the KRI1 gene encoding protein KRI1 homolog isoform X2 → MYLKDYERKVILEKEGKYEEDEEDEEAAAERQKRAASQSYAEEQKRIKESFRPFVADSDGEESAGEGGSALLQKRIKSTEEKAREEEDYVSWLKGQDLPPDQQLEDLAPLKEYWSDPTLDPGERFLRDYILNKGYREEEEEEGRGPGAVSPLRLDDSSDEGELFLQKQEEFEHKYNFRFEEPDAQLVRTYPRTIASSVRRKDERRKEKREEIRERKRKEKARKQEELKQLKNLKRQEILAKLEKLREATGNATVGFGEQELEGAFDPAEHDRLMQKFFGAEYYGEVEEEKPQFQEEEGVDDGWNWDNWTGRGEWPEEEGSYEPHCEDPNFVMDADYDPRVRPDLPRKRQKEAPTLLGKRRRKRRFTEAVEQEKPPFDPEEGSFEQYLDEYYRLDYEDLIGDLPCRFKYHAVVPCDFGLSTDEILAADDKELNRWCSLRKTCMYRSEKEELQDKAAYTRKAQNTSKKQQILKSLSAAAEEAGGDKTRPKLGKKHQDKAQGKEPHGADLAECQEDEGPSVPTAGALSPTLPPAGQPGGLEGKVSPGPQAPAPKRRGRKGLLLGAKVRVGGREFSGHRLQAYGLNARRLLYRQLQCRSRKWPAQQPQRAKGKAAQA